A window of the Sporosarcina sp. FSL K6-2383 genome harbors these coding sequences:
- a CDS encoding MFS domain-containing histidine kinase, which yields MVKKNYSVQIVMWTSLVVIFLLALLSLTGGNLRYVGKSYVESNDFQWEMNNFYDNLKKAFLNPIDIEAEKARITVTQSEIEEHRNYYGTLSEQVGSIEEQYTQRIADAEAGKSENLKSTLIKERDTKIEDIRKNFESDAHVEAKIRASKEQQLEDELQRRIESAKENLYFPVVYELTDSQTGETFTSGDINVTTGYIETFSAEEGYFRAAPDQANDFHYDRYQPEVYEKGVSAFRDTEVPTEHAQGAALEPSQPQTMKKFEGTVVVPQSALKKGSLGRNIEQYNRRQLSLYGIWTLGVLALVALLTVTRFNKEWVTTSRFVERYHRLKIDLKAALLLFSAGIAWNLVGEVVGRYLGFFSHYGLENGVILGMQVVILTCILWAIVFQLVLLVERLKGEGALEQDIKNSYSAKFILAWQGMFLNWKIGMQMFLLLIGFFLAGIGLFGVLFQPYLIVIYIPLVLFVGLPILYIFVRRTAYLNRIMVATEAMAAGRLHKEIEIEGKSPLAEHAKNLNNLREGVRNSMSEQAKSERLKTELITNVSHDLRTPLTSIITYTDLLKNEDLTAEERTKYVAVLDKKSQRLKTLIEDLFEVSKMASGNLELQRQRVDLAQLLQQALAEHEEEISKTGLDFRVTMPDSELLAYVDGKRWWRVLDNLIVNAIKYTLPGTRVYITLRKVEDRAEFVVKNVTKYELGENTDELFERFKRADTSRHTDGSGLGLAIAQSIVDLHNGNMTIEVDGDLFKVTVTVTA from the coding sequence ATGGTGAAAAAGAATTATAGTGTGCAAATTGTTATGTGGACTTCATTAGTAGTTATATTTTTATTGGCTTTATTGTCATTGACAGGTGGCAACTTACGCTATGTTGGAAAGAGTTATGTAGAGTCGAATGATTTTCAATGGGAAATGAATAACTTTTATGACAATCTTAAGAAAGCTTTTTTGAACCCGATTGATATAGAAGCAGAGAAAGCACGAATTACAGTTACCCAATCTGAGATCGAAGAGCATCGTAATTACTATGGAACACTCTCAGAGCAGGTTGGCAGTATTGAAGAGCAATATACGCAGCGAATTGCAGATGCAGAAGCAGGGAAAAGTGAAAATCTGAAATCGACATTGATAAAAGAGCGCGATACTAAGATTGAGGACATTCGAAAAAACTTTGAATCGGATGCACATGTAGAGGCGAAAATTCGTGCGAGTAAAGAGCAGCAGCTAGAAGATGAGTTACAGCGACGCATTGAGAGTGCTAAGGAAAATCTTTATTTTCCTGTTGTTTATGAATTGACGGATAGTCAGACAGGAGAAACGTTTACTTCAGGAGATATCAATGTAACGACAGGCTATATAGAGACTTTCAGTGCAGAGGAAGGTTATTTCCGAGCGGCACCAGATCAGGCGAATGATTTTCATTATGATAGGTATCAACCTGAGGTCTATGAAAAAGGGGTATCCGCGTTTAGGGATACAGAGGTACCTACAGAACATGCGCAAGGCGCCGCTTTGGAGCCTAGTCAGCCGCAAACAATGAAGAAGTTTGAGGGAACTGTTGTTGTGCCACAAAGTGCATTGAAGAAAGGCTCGCTTGGTAGAAATATAGAACAATACAATCGAAGACAGCTGAGTCTATATGGTATTTGGACGCTTGGTGTGCTTGCTTTGGTAGCTTTGTTGACGGTCACCCGCTTTAACAAGGAATGGGTCACGACAAGTCGTTTTGTAGAACGTTATCATCGGCTAAAGATTGACCTAAAAGCAGCGTTGTTATTATTTTCAGCCGGAATTGCCTGGAACTTAGTAGGGGAAGTTGTAGGCCGTTATTTGGGGTTCTTTTCACATTATGGGTTAGAAAATGGAGTCATTCTAGGAATGCAGGTTGTCATATTGACGTGCATCTTGTGGGCAATAGTATTTCAGCTCGTCCTACTTGTAGAACGCTTAAAGGGCGAGGGTGCATTGGAGCAGGATATTAAGAATAGTTATAGTGCGAAGTTCATCCTAGCTTGGCAAGGCATGTTTTTAAATTGGAAGATTGGTATGCAAATGTTCCTCCTGCTTATTGGTTTTTTTCTTGCGGGAATTGGATTATTCGGTGTTTTATTTCAACCTTACTTGATTGTCATTTATATTCCGCTTGTACTGTTTGTAGGATTGCCAATTTTGTATATCTTCGTGAGAAGAACAGCGTACCTGAATCGGATTATGGTGGCGACAGAAGCGATGGCGGCTGGTCGATTACACAAAGAAATTGAGATCGAGGGGAAATCTCCATTGGCAGAGCATGCCAAGAATTTGAATAATCTGCGTGAAGGTGTCCGTAATTCAATGAGTGAACAGGCGAAAAGTGAACGTTTGAAAACAGAATTGATTACCAATGTCAGTCATGATTTACGAACGCCATTGACGTCAATCATTACGTACACGGATTTATTGAAAAATGAAGATCTGACGGCAGAAGAGCGCACGAAATATGTCGCAGTATTGGACAAAAAATCACAGCGTTTGAAGACCCTAATCGAGGATTTGTTTGAAGTATCAAAAATGGCGAGTGGCAACTTGGAATTGCAACGACAGCGTGTGGATTTGGCGCAATTACTACAACAAGCCCTTGCAGAGCATGAAGAAGAAATTTCGAAAACAGGATTGGATTTCAGGGTGACTATGCCAGATTCGGAGCTTTTAGCTTATGTCGATGGCAAACGTTGGTGGCGCGTACTGGATAACTTAATTGTCAATGCGATTAAGTATACGTTGCCAGGAACACGCGTTTACATTACGTTGCGTAAGGTGGAAGATCGTGCTGAGTTCGTTGTGAAAAATGTGACGAAGTATGAGCTTGGTGAAAATACCGACGAACTATTTGAACGGTTCAAGCGGGCGGACACATCGCGTCATACAGATGGTTCAGGGCTTGGTCTTGCCATCGCACAATCCATCGTCGATTTGCATAATGGGAATATGACGATTGAAGTCGATGGAGATTTGTTTAAAGTGACCGTCACCGTAACGGCTTGA
- a CDS encoding CPBP family intramembrane glutamic endopeptidase has translation MLILIEQVLEIEYIWKTAAKIIFFLVIPYILFKKAGFPFLKLRQTDKKSMKIAIGSGLAIMAVIIGAFVILLPYIDIPTLLTDLADAGITPAVFPFIALYILLGNSILEEFFFRGLLPNLFAKSRLRLFLPSFFFAIYHVAIFLPWFSPALLVLAVTGLWVGGIIFQLANERSRTILPSWTIHMFADIGVLLVGVYIIYFY, from the coding sequence ATGCTGATTTTGATTGAACAAGTGCTTGAAATTGAATACATATGGAAAACAGCAGCGAAGATAATTTTCTTCTTGGTTATCCCATATATTTTATTCAAAAAAGCTGGATTTCCATTTCTAAAACTACGTCAAACTGATAAAAAGAGTATGAAAATTGCAATTGGCTCTGGCCTAGCGATTATGGCGGTTATCATTGGAGCATTTGTCATTTTGTTACCCTATATCGATATCCCCACACTCCTTACTGACCTTGCAGATGCGGGTATCACACCAGCAGTATTTCCGTTTATCGCTCTTTATATCCTATTGGGGAATTCAATTTTAGAAGAGTTTTTCTTTCGTGGCCTATTGCCGAATCTTTTCGCAAAATCCCGTCTCCGTCTTTTTTTACCGTCCTTCTTTTTCGCCATTTACCATGTCGCCATTTTCCTACCATGGTTTAGCCCTGCACTTCTTGTGCTTGCTGTTACAGGACTGTGGGTAGGTGGAATTATTTTTCAACTGGCTAATGAACGAAGTCGAACCATCTTACCTTCGTGGACCATTCACATGTTTGCAGATATCGGTGTTTTGCTCGTTGGTGTCTATATTATTTATTTCTATTAA
- a CDS encoding response regulator transcription factor gives MIKILLVDDHEMVRIGVSAYLQVQPDMEVVGEAVNGREAVGKALELRPDIILMDMVMPEMNGAEATAAIIKEWPEAKIVIVTSFLDDDKVYPALEAGAISYILKTSNAKRIAEAIRETLKGQTVLEPEVTTKMMQKMRAGNERQLHAELTERELEVLLLLAQGKTNQDIADDLFIALKTVKTHVSNLLAKLEVQDRTQAVIYAFKHELVE, from the coding sequence ATGATCAAGATCTTATTAGTGGATGACCATGAAATGGTGCGAATTGGTGTATCAGCTTACTTGCAAGTGCAACCTGACATGGAAGTGGTTGGCGAGGCAGTGAACGGACGGGAAGCTGTCGGGAAAGCGCTGGAGCTACGACCTGATATCATTTTGATGGACATGGTTATGCCAGAAATGAACGGTGCCGAAGCAACCGCTGCTATTATTAAAGAATGGCCCGAAGCTAAAATCGTCATCGTCACAAGCTTTTTAGATGATGATAAAGTCTATCCCGCACTCGAAGCAGGCGCGATTAGTTATATATTAAAGACTTCTAATGCCAAACGCATTGCAGAGGCAATCCGAGAAACATTGAAAGGGCAAACCGTATTGGAGCCTGAGGTCACAACGAAAATGATGCAAAAAATGCGTGCTGGCAATGAACGCCAGTTGCATGCAGAGCTGACTGAACGCGAACTTGAAGTTTTGTTATTACTCGCACAAGGAAAAACCAATCAGGACATTGCAGATGATCTATTCATCGCGCTGAAAACGGTGAAAACACATGTTAGTAATTTGTTAGCTAAACTTGAAGTGCAAGATCGTACACAAGCCGTCATTTATGCATTTAAGCATGAATTGGTAGAGTAA
- a CDS encoding sensor histidine kinase: MKAVIGRGLFLSLLFTTIAATYAYFLLDLPLDESWFAFYELQFADVPLGWWILNTTLLLGWGIAIWSNFLGRSKEKAIEQRLSGLIDTEKDDYPKEKFTPRIDRAMDTVSTVIHTQRKSLQRITDERAEAQDKLIQERIVQERQRLARELHDSVSQQLFAASMLLSAVTESNNNTEAQKPLLQVERMVQQAQLEMRALLLHLRPAALNNKSLAEGLEELLVELREKVLFDIRFRLEEVTLSKGAEDHLFRIAQETLSNTLRHAQATEVDILFVERDGLAIFRVQDNGIGFKESDGKGGSYGLQNVKERAIEIGGTCKIVSIPSQGTIVEVKLPARKGEEVNDQDLISG; this comes from the coding sequence ATGAAAGCAGTCATTGGACGTGGCCTGTTTCTGTCACTACTCTTTACTACTATTGCGGCAACCTATGCATATTTCCTACTTGATTTACCATTAGATGAAAGTTGGTTCGCCTTTTACGAGTTGCAATTTGCTGATGTACCACTCGGATGGTGGATTTTAAACACGACACTTTTACTTGGTTGGGGAATTGCTATTTGGTCGAACTTTTTAGGACGTTCCAAAGAAAAAGCTATCGAGCAAAGGTTATCTGGCTTGATTGACACAGAGAAAGATGATTATCCAAAAGAAAAATTTACGCCACGCATAGATCGGGCGATGGATACAGTATCGACAGTCATCCATACGCAGCGAAAAAGTTTACAGCGTATTACAGATGAACGTGCAGAAGCACAAGATAAGCTTATTCAAGAGCGCATTGTGCAAGAACGGCAACGGTTAGCACGTGAGCTACATGATTCCGTGTCACAGCAATTATTTGCTGCCTCCATGCTACTGTCGGCGGTTACGGAAAGTAATAACAATACAGAAGCGCAAAAACCATTGCTCCAGGTTGAACGCATGGTGCAGCAAGCACAACTTGAAATGCGAGCATTGCTGCTACATTTACGCCCTGCTGCATTAAATAATAAATCACTAGCCGAGGGGCTTGAGGAATTATTAGTAGAATTACGGGAAAAGGTTCTGTTCGATATTCGATTTCGCTTAGAAGAAGTGACTTTGTCAAAAGGTGCAGAAGATCATTTATTCCGTATTGCGCAGGAAACGTTATCGAACACGCTACGTCACGCGCAAGCAACAGAAGTAGATATATTATTTGTCGAACGTGATGGACTAGCCATTTTCCGCGTACAGGATAACGGGATAGGATTTAAAGAAAGCGATGGCAAAGGCGGTTCATACGGCTTACAAAACGTCAAAGAACGCGCGATTGAAATAGGTGGCACGTGCAAAATCGTTTCTATTCCATCGCAAGGAACGATTGTAGAAGTGAAATTGCCTGCTCGGAAGGGAGAGGAAGTAAATGATCAAGATCTTATTAGTGGATGA
- the liaF gene encoding cell wall-active antibiotics response protein LiaF, whose product MKRVDTNRITFWTLAILLLIFVEAVFFHNGNIVFVLLGAGLLYYGSRKRSKWMFLLGFFFIAMSLFTLWSLRLAIFVAIIYILVRLWKGVPSEEIMRPFKEFQKETPNGIWKNKLFSIQSSPFSSYEWQDIHIQGVFGDLHIDVTDTVLPKGTSFISVRQCFGKIKIELPYEIPVRIHYTTLFGDARLFDTHRKRLINESLHIKDSYEGAQKDSAELIITLSTWAGDVEVTRK is encoded by the coding sequence ATGAAACGTGTTGATACGAATAGAATCACATTTTGGACACTCGCCATTCTACTGCTCATTTTTGTCGAAGCAGTTTTTTTCCATAATGGCAATATCGTGTTCGTCCTTCTTGGCGCCGGACTTCTTTACTATGGTTCGCGCAAACGATCGAAATGGATGTTTTTGCTCGGATTTTTCTTCATCGCCATGTCACTCTTCACCCTGTGGAGTTTACGTCTGGCCATTTTTGTAGCGATTATTTATATACTCGTTCGTTTATGGAAAGGTGTACCCTCGGAAGAGATTATGCGACCTTTTAAGGAATTCCAAAAAGAGACACCCAATGGCATTTGGAAAAACAAATTATTTTCTATCCAATCCTCTCCTTTTTCATCCTATGAATGGCAGGATATTCACATCCAAGGTGTCTTTGGTGATTTGCACATTGACGTGACAGATACTGTGTTACCGAAAGGGACCTCTTTCATTTCCGTTAGGCAGTGTTTCGGGAAAATTAAAATCGAGCTCCCATATGAAATTCCAGTCCGCATCCATTACACAACATTATTCGGCGATGCCCGTTTATTCGATACTCACCGAAAACGACTCATTAATGAGTCCCTTCATATAAAAGACAGCTATGAAGGAGCTCAGAAAGATAGTGCGGAGCTTATCATTACACTTTCCACATGGGCTGGAGATGTCGAGGTGACGCGAAAATGA
- a CDS encoding PspA/IM30 family protein, producing the protein MNTLWNRFKYSVQADLHTVFDKKENKNPIAMLNQYIREAEKQTESIGKLLERQSKLKTELEKELLEAEKMSDKRRNQLELAQAAGEEDLVAFAGEEIYAYDTRAAELAESVTETAYELMSLERKFEEMKHKVKDMKVRQLQLMGKENVTRAHHRMDQVISPENADSRVASVGEMKKYIENLGSKIEREYETSSMERRLESLVKVNTAPILEKESAKEAEIV; encoded by the coding sequence ATGAACACACTTTGGAACAGATTTAAATATTCGGTACAGGCGGATCTTCATACTGTATTCGACAAAAAGGAAAACAAAAACCCGATTGCAATGTTGAATCAATACATTCGCGAGGCAGAAAAACAAACAGAATCAATCGGTAAATTACTTGAACGTCAAAGTAAATTGAAAACGGAGCTTGAGAAGGAATTGCTGGAAGCGGAAAAAATGTCCGACAAACGCCGCAACCAGCTTGAACTTGCACAAGCAGCTGGTGAAGAAGATCTCGTTGCATTCGCGGGCGAAGAAATTTACGCATACGACACACGTGCTGCAGAATTAGCAGAAAGCGTCACAGAAACTGCTTATGAATTAATGTCGTTGGAACGCAAATTCGAGGAAATGAAACATAAAGTGAAAGATATGAAAGTGCGCCAGCTACAATTGATGGGCAAAGAAAATGTTACGCGTGCGCATCATCGCATGGACCAAGTTATCTCCCCTGAAAATGCAGATAGCCGCGTAGCATCCGTTGGTGAGATGAAAAAGTATATCGAGAATCTTGGTAGCAAAATTGAGCGCGAATACGAAACATCATCCATGGAACGCCGTTTGGAATCACTTGTGAAAGTAAATACTGCCCCCATTCTTGAAAAAGAGTCGGCAAAAGAAGCAGAAATTGTGTAA
- a CDS encoding ABC transporter permease, which produces MKKFGLAVLGITAAIVVLANLGSLLALALSALIAYAGFHYYRKSESTFKKIFWGSVLLIGLFSAISNVPAFIGIIALIGVLYVWRKWKGTESNNIITNVSDDPFVNFERQWDEITK; this is translated from the coding sequence ATGAAAAAATTTGGTCTTGCAGTACTCGGTATTACAGCAGCAATTGTTGTCCTAGCAAATCTTGGATCACTTCTTGCCCTTGCCCTTTCCGCATTAATCGCCTACGCGGGGTTCCACTACTACAGAAAGAGCGAGTCTACATTTAAAAAAATATTCTGGGGATCCGTTCTACTAATCGGTTTATTCTCAGCTATTTCGAATGTACCTGCTTTCATCGGCATCATTGCACTAATTGGTGTGCTGTATGTGTGGCGTAAATGGAAAGGCACAGAAAGTAACAACATCATCACAAACGTCTCAGATGATCCCTTCGTAAACTTCGAACGTCAATGGGACGAAATCACAAAATAA
- a CDS encoding long-chain fatty acid--CoA ligase, with product MMQTPLLLSSFVKRAEQFFPDKLIISRTAEDTIHRIPYRDFAKRSRKLADALTKLGMQHGTKVGSFAWNHHRHLEAYFGVPCTGAILHMINIRLSPEHIAYVINHAEDEILLVDDNLFPHLEKLAPYLKTVKHYVIMGDSKEIPETTLENVYSYEALLEAASDDYVFPEDLDENTPAGMCYTSATTGNPKGVIYTHRGLVLHSFALGLADAMGLREQDVILPVVPMFHVNAWGMPFAAVFFGTTQVLPGPGMNPKLLLDLIEQEKVTITAGVPTIWLAVLKEQEQNPRDLSSLRAIVCGGSASPKGLIRAFEEKLGIPFIIGYGMTETTPLVSLSVYTSGMEDLTMDEKIDIRALQGLPMPGLEVRIINENGDAPWDGKTMGELAIRGPWIASEYYKDERTEEAFRDGWLYTGDIAVMMENGYLKLTDRTKDLIKSGGEWISSVDLENALMTHDAIFEAAVIAVPHEKWLERPLACVVLHEGQTADEEMKQQLLSYLEGQFAKWWVPDDIVFLDEIPKTSVGKFLKAALRTKLNEHYQEV from the coding sequence ATGATGCAAACACCGCTTTTATTATCGTCCTTTGTTAAACGAGCAGAACAATTTTTCCCGGACAAGCTGATTATTTCTCGAACGGCAGAAGATACGATTCATCGTATTCCTTATCGGGATTTCGCCAAACGTTCACGGAAGCTTGCCGATGCATTGACCAAGCTTGGCATGCAGCATGGAACGAAAGTTGGTTCATTCGCCTGGAATCATCATCGCCACTTAGAAGCTTATTTTGGCGTTCCCTGTACCGGGGCAATCCTTCATATGATTAATATTCGTTTGTCGCCAGAGCATATTGCGTATGTTATCAATCATGCGGAAGATGAAATTCTGCTTGTCGATGATAATTTATTTCCGCATCTTGAAAAACTAGCTCCTTATCTTAAAACGGTGAAACATTATGTCATCATGGGAGATAGCAAGGAAATTCCAGAAACGACACTAGAAAACGTCTATTCTTATGAAGCGCTTCTCGAAGCAGCATCTGACGATTATGTATTTCCCGAGGATCTCGATGAAAATACGCCTGCTGGCATGTGCTATACATCTGCAACGACAGGCAATCCGAAAGGGGTTATTTATACGCATCGCGGTTTAGTATTGCATAGTTTTGCACTTGGACTTGCGGATGCAATGGGGCTGCGGGAGCAGGATGTCATCTTACCGGTGGTACCGATGTTCCACGTCAATGCATGGGGGATGCCTTTCGCCGCTGTTTTCTTTGGCACAACGCAAGTCCTTCCAGGACCCGGAATGAATCCGAAGTTACTACTCGATTTGATTGAGCAAGAAAAAGTCACGATCACTGCCGGCGTGCCGACAATTTGGCTGGCTGTGCTAAAGGAGCAAGAACAAAATCCAAGAGACCTTTCGTCGCTACGCGCTATTGTTTGCGGTGGTTCGGCATCACCAAAAGGGTTGATTCGTGCATTTGAAGAAAAACTAGGCATTCCATTTATCATAGGCTATGGTATGACCGAAACGACACCGCTCGTTAGCCTATCCGTCTATACATCTGGGATGGAAGACTTGACGATGGATGAGAAAATTGATATTCGCGCATTGCAAGGCTTGCCAATGCCTGGACTTGAAGTTCGTATTATTAATGAAAATGGTGATGCGCCTTGGGACGGAAAAACGATGGGAGAATTAGCGATTCGTGGACCATGGATTGCGAGTGAGTACTATAAGGATGAACGGACGGAGGAAGCGTTTCGAGATGGCTGGCTCTATACGGGCGATATCGCAGTGATGATGGAAAACGGCTATCTTAAATTGACGGATCGTACAAAAGATTTAATCAAGAGTGGTGGTGAGTGGATATCGTCTGTCGACTTGGAAAATGCATTGATGACACATGATGCTATTTTTGAGGCGGCGGTTATTGCGGTGCCACATGAAAAATGGTTGGAACGTCCACTTGCCTGCGTAGTCTTGCATGAAGGGCAAACCGCGGACGAGGAAATGAAACAGCAGTTACTCAGCTATTTGGAAGGGCAATTTGCAAAGTGGTGGGTGCCAGACGATATCGTTTTCTTGGATGAAATTCCGAAAACATCCGTTGGGAAATTCCTGAAAGCCGCCTTGCGTACGAAATTGAACGAGCATTATCAAGAAGTGTAA
- a CDS encoding undecaprenyl-diphosphate phosphatase — protein sequence MELFELIKALILGFVEGMTEFAPVSSTGHLIIVDDMWLKTKDFLGDRSAFTFKIVIQLGSILAVVIVFWKRLFSLVGLYKIDGQKMNSSFNLLHVIIGMLPAVIIGFALKDLIDEQLSGVETVIFALVAGSILMIIADKFGPKKPWVNTLDQITYKQAFTVGLVQCLSLWPGFSRSGATISGGVLFGMNHKTAADFTFIMAVPIMAGASLVSVVKNWEELSMDDLSFYIVGFVSAFIFALISIRFFLKLISRVKLMPFAIYRLILAAVLAIIVFL from the coding sequence ATGGAATTATTTGAATTGATCAAGGCGTTGATTCTTGGTTTTGTAGAAGGAATGACGGAGTTTGCACCAGTATCTTCGACAGGGCATTTGATTATTGTTGATGATATGTGGCTAAAGACAAAAGATTTTCTTGGAGACCGTTCGGCTTTTACATTTAAGATTGTTATTCAATTGGGTTCAATTTTAGCCGTTGTAATCGTCTTTTGGAAGCGGCTATTCAGTTTGGTAGGGCTTTATAAGATTGACGGACAAAAAATGAATTCGAGCTTCAATTTATTGCATGTCATTATTGGGATGCTACCTGCGGTTATTATTGGCTTTGCACTGAAGGATTTAATTGATGAACAACTTTCAGGTGTGGAAACGGTGATTTTTGCACTAGTTGCAGGGTCAATTTTAATGATTATTGCTGATAAATTCGGACCGAAAAAACCATGGGTCAACACATTGGACCAAATAACATACAAGCAGGCATTTACAGTCGGTCTTGTACAGTGTTTGTCACTATGGCCAGGGTTTTCACGTTCTGGGGCGACGATTTCAGGTGGTGTGCTGTTTGGTATGAATCATAAGACGGCTGCCGATTTTACATTCATTATGGCGGTTCCGATTATGGCAGGCGCAAGCCTCGTGTCGGTGGTGAAAAACTGGGAAGAGCTGTCGATGGATGATCTATCGTTTTACATTGTCGGGTTCGTCAGTGCGTTCATTTTCGCCCTAATTTCCATCCGTTTCTTCTTGAAACTTATTTCACGAGTCAAACTCATGCCGTTCGCGATTTATAGATTGATTTTGGCGGCTGTACTAGCGATTATTGTCTTTTTATAA
- a CDS encoding IclR family transcriptional regulator has protein sequence MQSIDRAMTVVNALATDNGLSISDLSKQCELPLSTMHRLLKAMIKQGMVEQDGRTKYYRLGTIWLEYGLKVYDSMDYVNKIRPELERLMREVEESVYLSKPTGLESLIIERIDSENNPIRIYDQLGLRIPMHIGAANKVMLANMPTTKSSSILEKLLPQEQVPAIDVTLKQIKKQGYAVSHGERTEGTSSVAVAVLDGLGEVIGAVGIGFVSFNLTEDRMAFLIKKAIETGKRISEKLGSNQG, from the coding sequence ATGCAATCGATTGACCGTGCCATGACTGTAGTAAACGCCTTGGCAACGGACAATGGTCTGTCCATTTCAGACCTTTCCAAACAATGCGAGCTACCCCTTAGCACAATGCACAGATTACTAAAGGCGATGATTAAACAAGGCATGGTGGAGCAAGATGGGCGTACAAAATACTATCGACTCGGTACCATTTGGTTGGAATATGGTTTAAAAGTGTATGATTCAATGGACTACGTAAATAAAATAAGGCCTGAGCTCGAGCGCTTAATGCGAGAAGTTGAAGAAAGTGTTTATCTTAGCAAGCCTACTGGATTGGAATCTCTTATCATCGAGAGGATTGACAGTGAGAACAACCCTATTCGAATTTATGACCAGCTTGGTTTACGAATTCCAATGCACATTGGTGCAGCCAATAAAGTCATGCTCGCCAATATGCCTACCACTAAATCGAGTTCGATATTGGAGAAACTTTTACCTCAAGAACAAGTGCCTGCAATTGACGTAACGTTAAAGCAGATAAAAAAACAAGGTTATGCTGTGAGCCATGGGGAAAGGACAGAAGGTACTTCCTCTGTCGCAGTAGCCGTTCTTGATGGATTAGGAGAAGTTATAGGAGCGGTGGGCATAGGTTTTGTCAGTTTTAACCTAACGGAGGATCGGATGGCGTTTCTGATTAAAAAAGCCATAGAGACAGGTAAACGCATATCAGAAAAGCTTGGTTCTAACCAAGGTTAA